From Xiphophorus couchianus chromosome 4, X_couchianus-1.0, whole genome shotgun sequence, a single genomic window includes:
- the LOC114142436 gene encoding ribonuclease P protein subunit p25-like, which translates to MFTGCGVFSGHNQCLANNNVKPQPGLEVKRPNQTANGVNQGTCPFYQGQTYTNAVMQPAVFNSDSNPLKPSVLPASPTAVKLGQEGFKKVGRIEEDSPCPFPGLAAGVLEMRVKEGSKIRNLMGFAMARIQGEKTGSAVGGTVTGLRQVVFTGSGRAVTKTITCAEIMKRKVGCLHQMTKLRYKVVKEVWESNQGTASEMTVHRTVPSISILLSKDPLDPQEPGYQPPETLSALWEDRAGTEPSAQTTYKRPLGQLPYSGFPHCKKLCLEEEVSVLPPN; encoded by the coding sequence ATGTTTACGGGATGTGGAGTGTTTAGTGGCCATAACCAGTGCTTGGCTAACAACAATGTCAAACCCCAACCAGGACTGGAGGTAAAGAGACCAAACCAAACTGCCAATGGAGTAAATCAGGGGACATGCCCCTTTTATCAGGGTCAAACTTACACAAACGCTGTAATGCAGCCAGCAGTGTTCAACAGTGATTCTAATCCGCTAAAACCTTCAGTGTTGCCAGCTTCTCCAACAGCAGTTAAACTAGGCCAGGAAGGTTTCAAAAAAGTTGGCCGCATTGAGGAGGACAGCCCCTGTCCCTTTCCAGGTCTGGCTGCTGGGGTGCTGGAGATGCGCGTCAAGGAGGGTAGCAAGATTCGCAACCTAATGGGATTTGCTATGGCTCGGATACAAGGAGAAAAGACTGGAAGTGCGGTGGGTGGAACCGTTACCGGGCTCAGGCAGGTTGTCTTTACTGGGTCAGGTCGCGCGGTCACAAAGACGATAACTTGTGCTGAGATTATGAAACGAAAAGTGGGCTGCCTGCATCAGATGACCAAGCTAAGGTACAAAGTGGTGAAAGAAGTGTGGGAGAGCAACCAGGGGACGGCATCTGAGATGACAGTGCACAGGACTGTACCTTCCATCAGCATCCTTCTTTCTAAGGATCCTCTGGATCCACAGGAGCCAGGTTATCAGCCTCCAGAGACTCTAAGTGCATTGTGGGAGGACAGAGCAGGGACTGAGCCTTCAGCACAAACAACATACAAGAGACCTCTTGGACAATTGCCATACAGCGGCTTTCCTCACTGTAAGAAGCTGTGCTTGGAGGAAGAGGTCTCAGTCCTTCCTCCTAACTGA